The following DNA comes from Camelina sativa cultivar DH55 chromosome 14, Cs, whole genome shotgun sequence.
GATTGATAATAGTAGACTTTTATTTCAAATGAGTTGCGGAAACCAGTCCTTTTCCTGCCAGAACATTGTTTGTAAGGAAACCGTACAAaactttttatctttatttttcatgtATACCAACCACAAGTGTAACTGTATAAACACAGTAAAGAGTTGGACAAAATAGATCTGAACCTTCCTGCCTCTAGTAAGTGTTCCTTTTCTAATGGCTATATACATAcaacataattataatttaatcgCAAAACTGAGACCACGTTGTAAGCCATATCTAAGGTTGAGAAGAGATAACAACCTAACCTGCCATAATATAGAGAGCCTTTGGTCAGCTGATCAAGATGGACTAAAATACGACCAACATATAGGAAAAAATTAGACATAGCAATATCTGGAGTGTACTATGTCACTAAGGTAGAGGAATCCACTGAATCATTTTTAAATCACACATAAATTTATCAAATACAAAGCTTGATAACCAGTGAACAGACTATAAATTTATCAAATACAAAGCTTGATAACCTATAGTCAGTATACTACAAGCAGCCAAAAGAGAACAGACTATAATCTAAACTTCATACAAATTAAGTAAAAGCATTTCCTACAACTACTATGTTTCTAGTAGTGTAACTATTCCAGAAAAGATGAAGTGCAAGGTTGGTTACGTTACACTTTGATACCACTTTCGTCCATATTGGACCTTAAACCAAGCCAATAAAGCCCAAAGGTAGAACCCACCACAAAAGCTAGCTTATGAGTGGGGGGACCAGTGGTGCTTTATATGGCATTGATTATNNNNNNNNNNNNNNNNNNNNNNNNNNNNNNNNNNNNNNNNNNNNNNNNNNNNNNNNNNNNNNNNNNNNNNNNNNNNNNNNNNNNNNNNNNNNNNNNNNNNNNNNNNNNNNNNNNNNNNNNNNNNNNNNNNNNNNNNNNNNNNNNNNNNNNNNNNNNNNNNNNNNNNNNNNNNNNNNNNNNNNNNNNNNNNNNNNNNNNNNNNNNNNNNNNNNNNNNNNNNNNNNNNNNNNNNNNNNNNNNNNNNNNNNNNNNNNNNNNNNNNNNNNNNNNNNNNNNNNNNNNNNNNNNNNNNNNNNNNNNNNNNNNNNNNNNNNNNNNNNNNNNNNNNNNNNNNNNNNNNNNNNNNNNNNNNNNNNNNNNNNNNNNNNNNNNNNNNNNNNNNNNNNNNNNNNNNNNNNNNNNNNNNNNNNNNNNNNNNNNNNNNNNNNNNNNNNNNNNNNNNNNNNNNNNNNNNNNNNNNNNNNNNNNNNNNNNNNNNNNNNNNNNNNNNNNNNNNNNNNNNNNNNNNNNNNNNNNNNNNNNNNNNNNNNNNNNNNNNNNNNNNNNNNNNNNNNNNNNNNNNNNNNNNNNNNNNNNNNNNNNNNNNNNNNNNNNNNNNNNNNNNNNNNNNNNNNNNNNNNNNNNNNNNNNNNNNNNNNNNNNNNNNNNNNNNNNNNNNNNNNNNNNNNNNNNNNNNNNNNNNNNNNNNNNNNNNNNNNNNNNNNNNNNNNNNNNNNNNNNNNNNNNNNNNNNNNNNNNNNNNNNNNNNNNNNNNNNNNNNNNNNNNNNNNNNNNNNNNNNNNNNNNNNNNNNNNNNNNNNNNNNNNNNNNNNNNNNNNNNNNNNNNNNNNNNNNNNNNNNNNNNNNNNNNNNNNNNNNNNNNNNNNNNNNNNNNNNNNNNNNNNNNNNNNNNNNNNNNNNNNNNNNNNNNNNNNNNNNNNNNNNNNNNNNNNNNNNNNNNNNNNNNNNNNNNNNNNNNNNNNNNNNNNNNNNNNNNNNNNNNNNNNNNNNNNNNNNNNNNNNNNNNNNNNNNNNNNNNNNNNNNNNNNNNNNNNNNNNNNNNNNNNNNNNNNNNNNNNNNNNNNNNNNNNNNNNNNNNNNNNNNNNNNNNNNNNNNNNNNNNNNNNNNNNNNNNNNNNNNNNNNNNNNNNNNNNNNNNNNNNNNNNNNNNNNNNNNNNNNNNNNNNNNNNNNNNNNNNNNNNNNNNNNNNNNNNNNNNNNNNNNNNNNNNNNNNNNNNNNNNNNNNNNNNNNNNNNNNNNNNNNNNNNNNNNNNNNNNNNNNNNNNNNNNNNNNNNNNNNNNNNNNNNNNNNNNNNNNNNNNNNNNNNNNNNNNNNNNNNNNNNNNNNNNNNNNNNNNNNNNNNNNNNNNNNNNNNNNNNNNNNNNNNNNNNNNNNNNNNNNNNNNNNNNNNNNNNNNNNNNNNNNNNNNNNNNNNNNNNNNNNNNNNNNNNNNNNNNNNNNNNNNNNNNNNNNNNNNNNNNNNNNNNNNNNNNNNNNNNNNNNNNNNNNNNNNNNNNNNNNNNNNNNNNNNNNNNNNNNNNNNNNNNNNNNNNNNNNNNNNNNNNNNNNNNNNNNNNNNNNNNNNNNNNNNNNNNNNNNNNNNNNNNNNNNNNNNNNNNNNNNNNNNNNNNNNNNNNNNNNNNNNNNNNNNNNNNNNNNNNNNNNNNNNNNNNNNNNNNNNNNNNNNNNNNNNNNNNNNNNNNNNNNNNNNNNNNNNNNNNNNNNNNNNNNNNNNNNNNNNNNNNNNNNNNNNNNNNNNNNNNNNNNNNNNNNNNNNNNNNNNNNNNNNNNNNNNNNNNNNNNNNNNNNNNNNNNNNNNNNNNNNNNNNNNNNNNNNNNNNNNNNNNNNNNNNNNNNNNNNNNNNNNNNNNNNNNNNNNNNNNNNNNNNNNNNNNNNNNNNNNNNNNNNNNNNNNNNNNNNNNNNNNNNNNNNNNNNNNNNNNNNNNNNNNNNNNNNNNNNNNNNNNNNNNNNNNNNNNNNNNNNNNNNNNNNNNNNNNNNNNNNNNNNNNNNNNNNNNNNNNNNNNNNNNNNNNNNNNNNNNNNNNNNNNNNNNNNNNNNNNNNNNNNNNNNNNNNNNNNNNNNNNNNNNNNNNNNNNNNNNNNNNNNNNNNNNNNNNNNNNNNNNNNNNNNNNNNNNNNNNNNNNNNNNNNNNNNNNNNNNNNNNNNNNNNNNNNNNNNNNNNNNNNNNNNNNNNNNNNNNNNNNNNNNNNNNNNNNNNNNNNNNNNNNNNNNNNNNNNNNNNNNNNNNNNNNNNNNNNNNNNNNNNNNNNNNNNNNNNNNNNNNNNNNNNNNNNNNNNNNNNNNNNNNNNNNNNNNNNNNNNNNNNNNNNNNNNNNNNNNNNNNNNNNNNNNNNNNNNNNNNNNNNNNNNNNNNNNNNNNNNNNNNNNNNNNNNNNNNNNNNNNNNNNNNNNNNNNNNNNNNNNNNNNNNNNNNNNNNNNNNNNNNNNNNNNNNNNNNNNNNNNNNNNNNNNNNNNNNNNNNNNNNNNNNNNNNNNNNNNNNNNNNNNNNNNNNNNNNNNNNNNNNNNNNNNNNNNNNNNNNNNNNNNNNNNNNNNNNNNNNNNNNNNNNNNNNNNNNNNNNNNNNNNNNNNNNNNNNNNNNNNNNNNNNNNNNNNNNNNNNNNNNNNNNNNNNNNNNNNNNNNNNNNNNNNNNNNNNNNNNNNNNNNNNNNNNNNNNNNNNNNNNNNNNNNNNNNNNNNNNNNNNNNNNNNNNNNNNNNNNNNNNNNNNNNNNNNNNNNNNNNNNNNNNNNNNNNNNNNNNNNNNNNNNNNNNNNNNNNNNNNNNNNNNNNNNNNNNNNNNNNNNNNNNNNNNNNNNNNNNNNNNNNNNNNNNNNNNNNNNNNNNNNNNNNNNNNNNNNNNNNNNNNNNNNNNNNNNNNNNNNNNNNNNNNNNNNNNNNNNNNNNNNNNNNNNNNNNNNNNNNNNNNNNNNNNNNNNNNNNNNNNNNNNNNNNNNNNNNNNNNNNNNNNNNNNNNNNNNNNNNNNNNNNNNNNNNNNNNNNNNNNNNNNNNNNNNNNNNNNNNNNNNNNNNNNNNNNNNNNNNNNNNNNNNNNNNNNNNNNNNNNNNNNNNNNNNNNNNNNNNNNNNNNNNNNNNNNNNNNNNNNNNNNNNNNNNNNNNNNNNNNNNNNNNNNNNNNNNNNNNNNNNNNNNNNNNNNNNNNNNNNNNNNNNNNNNNNNNNNNNNNNNNNNNNNNNNNNNNNNNNNNNNNNNNNNNNNNNNNNNNNNNNNNNNNNNNNNNNNNNNNNNNNNNNNNNNNNNNNNNNNNNNNNNNNNNNNNNNNNNNNNNNNNNNNNNNNNNNNNNNNNNNNNNNNNNNNNNNNNNNNNNNNNNNNNNNNNNNNNNNNNNNNNNNNNNNNNNNNNNNNNNNNNNNNNNNNNNNNNNNNNNNNNNNNNNNNNNNNNNNNNNNNNNNNNNNNNNNNNNNNNNNNNNNNNNNNNNNNNNNNNNNNNNNNNNNNNNNNNNNNNNNNNNNNNNNNNNNNNNNNNNNNNNNNNNNNNNNNNNNNNNNNNNNNNNNNNNNNNNNNNNNNNNNNNNNNNNNNNNNNNNNNNNNNNNNNNNNNNNNNNNNNNNNNNNNNNNNNNNNNNNNNNNNNNNNNNNNNNNNNNNNNNNNNNNNNNNNNNNNNNNNNNNNNNNNNNNNNNNNNNNNNNNNNNNNNNNNNNNNNNNNNNNNNNNNNNNNNNNNNNNNNNNNNNNNNNNNNNNNNNNNNNNNNNNNNNNNNNNNNNNNNNNNNNNNNNNNNNNNNNNNNNNNNNNNNNNNNNNNNNNNNNNNNNNNNNNNNNNNNNNNNNNNNNNNNNNNNNNNNNNNNNNNNNNNNNNNNNNNNNNNNNNNNNNNNNNNNNNNNNNNNNNNNNNNNNNNNNNNNNNNNNNNNNNNNNNNNNNNNNNNNNNNNNNNNNNNNNNNNNNNNNNNNNNNNNNNNNNNNNNNNNNNNNNNNNNNNNNNNNNNNNNNNNNNNNNNNNNNNNNNNNNNNNNNNNNNNNNNNNNNNNNNNNNNNNNNNNNNNNNNNNNNNNNNNNNNNNNNNNNNNNNNNNNNNNNNNNNNNNNNNNNNNNNNNNNNNNNNNNNNNNNNNNNNNNNNNNNNNNNNNNNNNNNNNNNNNNNNNNNNNNNNNNNNNNNNNNNNNNNNNNNNNNNNNNNNNNNNNNNNNNNNNNNNNNNNNNNNNNNNNNNNNNNNNNNNNNNNNNNNNNNNNNNNNNNNNNNNNNNNNNNNNNNNNNNNNNNNNNNNNNNNNNNNNNNNNNNNNNNNNNNNNNNNNNNNNNNNNNNNNNNNNNNNNNNNNNNNNNNNNNNNNNNNNNNNNNNNNNNNNNNNNNNNNNNNNNNNNNNNNNNNNNNNNNNNNNNNNNNNNNNNNNNNNNNNNNNNNNNNNNNNNNNNNNNNNNNNNNNNNNNNNNNNNNNNNNNNNNNNNNNNNNNNNNNNNNNNNNNNNNNNNNNNNNNNNNNNNNNNNNNNNNNNNNNNNNNNNNNNNNNNNNNNNNNNNNNNNNNNNNNNNNNNNNNNNNNNNNNNNNNNNNNNNNNNNNNNNNNNNNNNNNNNNNNNNNNNNNNNNNNNNNNNNNNNNNNNNNNNNNNNNNNNNNNNNNNNNNNNNNNNNNNNNNNNNNNNNNNNNNNNNNNNNNNNNNNNNNNNNNNNNNNNNNNNNNNNNNNNNNNNNNNNNNNNNNNNNNNNNNNNNNNNNNNNNNNNNNNNNNNNNNNNNNNNNNNNNNNNNNNNNNNNNNNNNNNNNNNNNNNNNNNNNNNNNNNNNNNNNNNNNNNNNNNNNNNNNNNNNNNNNNNNNNNNNNNNNNNNNNNNNNNNNNNNNNNNNNNNNNNNNNNNNNNNNNNNNNNNNNNNNNNNNNNNNNNNNNNNNNNNNNNNNNNNNNNNNNNNNNNNNNNNNNNNNNNNNNNNNNNNNNNNNNNNNNNNNNNNNNNNNNNNNNNNNNNNNNNNNNNNNNNNNNNNNNNNNNNNNNNNNNNNNNNNNNNNNNNNNNNNNNNNNNNNNNNNNNNNNNNNNNNNNNNNNNNNNNNNNNNNNNNNNNNNNNNNNNNNNNNNNNNNNNNNNNNNNNNNNNNNNNNNNNNNNNNNNNNNNNNNNNNNNNNNNNNNNNNNNNNNNNNNNNNNNNNNNNNNNNNNNNNNNNNNNNNNNNNNNNNNNNNNNNNNNNNNNNNNNNNNNNNNNNNNNNNNNNNNNNNNNNNNNNNNNNNNNNNNNNNNNNNNNNNNNNNNNNNNNNNNNNNNNNNNNNNNNNNNNNNNNNNNNNNNNNNNNNNNNNNNNNNNNNNNNNNNNNNNNNNNNNNNNNNNNNNNNNNNNNNNNNNNNNNNNNNNNNNNNNNNNNNNNNNNNNNNNNNNNNNNNNNNNNNNNNNNNNNNNNNNNNNNNNNNNNNNNNNNNNNNNNNNNNNNNNNNNNNNNNNNNNNNNNNNNNNNNNNNNNNNNNNNNNNNNNNNNNNNNNNNNNNNNNNNNNNNNNNNNNNNNNNNNNNNNNNNNNNNNNNNNNNNNNNNNNNNNNNNNNNNNNNNNNNNNNNNNNNNNNNNNNNNNNNNNNNNNNNNNNNNNNNNNNNNNNNNNNNNNNNNNNNNNNNNNNNNNNNNNNNNNNNNNNNNNNNNNNNNNNNNNNNNNNNNNNNNNNNNNNNNNNNNNNNNNNNNNNNNNNNNNNNNNNNNNNNNNNNNNNNNNNNNNNNNNNNNNNNNNNNNNNNNNNNNNNNNNNNNNNNNNNNNNNNNNNNNNNNNNNNNNNNNNNNNNNNNNNNNNNNNNNNNNNNNNNNNNNNNNNNNNNNNNNNNNNNNNNNNNNNNNNNNNNNNNNNNNNNNNNNNNNNNNNNNNNNNNNNNNNNNNNNNNNNNNNNNNNNNNNNNNNNNNNNNNNNNNNNNNNNNNNNNNNNNNNNNNNNNNNNNNNNNNNNNNNNNNNNNNNNNNNNNNNNNNNNNNNNNNNNNNNNNNNNNNNNNNNNNNNNNNNNNNNNNNNNNNNNNNNNNNNNNNNNNNNNNNNNNNNNNNNNNNNNNNNNNNNNNNNNNNNNNNNNNNNNNNNNNNNNNNNNNNNNNNNNNNNNNNNNNNNNNNNNNNNNNNNNNNNNNNNNNNNNNNNNNNNNNNNNNNNNNNNNNNNNNNNNNNNNNNNNNNNNNNNNNNNNNNNNNNNNNNNNNNNNNNNNNNCCAAGCTGCATCCACCTCGGGCGTCTTCTTTCAGGTATGTCTTGTCTAATAGAATTGCTCCTTTCTCGAGAATTAGCAATGGTGTTGACAGGTGGGAGGTCACGACGGCAGATAGGGCAAGAATTGTGAAGCCTGAGCCACGGGATTATAcaatctttatggtatatgtgTTTACACGGTAACTCTGTAGCCTCCCCACCAACAATGAATTCGTCCATGCACACTGTGCATTGGGACATGTCGTTGGTTAGATGATGTGGTGTTACCTTCACAGTGGGTAGTGCATCAATGGTTGGTTCTGACGCAGGTGGTGGTCCAGGCCTATCGTCTTGTGTTAGCTGTTCAATCAGCTGCTCTAAGCCTGATGCTCCAGAAAAGAAATCATGTGTGTTCAAACGCTGGGGTGGTACAGGATTTGGTGGCTTGGTTATGCTTCCAAGTGGACTAGTCGGATTTNATAAATTTATCAAATACAAAGCTTGATAACCAGTGAACAGACTATAAATTTATCAAATACAAAGCTTGATAACCTATAGTCAGTATACTACAAGCAGCCAAAAGAGAACAGACTATAATCTAAACTTCATACAAATTAAGTAAAAGCATTTCCTACAACTACTATGTTTCTAGTAGTGTAACTATTCCAGAAAAGATGAAGTGCAAGGTTGGTTACGTTACACTTTGATACCACTTTCGTCCATATTGGACCTTAAACCAAGCCAATAAAGCCCAAAGGTAGAACCCACCACAAAAGCTAGCTTATGAGTGGGGGGACCAGTGGTGCTTTATATGGCATTGATTATTCCTATATCCCACCGATGTGGGATGTGTATCAGGTTATTGAATATATGAACAAATCAGTGTTGTTTCCACGTTCTAATATAAGGAAAACAACTGACAAAAAGAGAATCTGTCTGTCAAACCAGGGGAAGAAATTTCAAGTTCTCCTGATATAGGTTAAGAGACTTACTTGCAACAGATATCTCCAGCAAGCTGTATAGCACTATATTACGTGTTGAAGAAACCTGAGCCTTCCATGTTGATAGCAACAAGAACCAATATACCCGTGATTATACCAAACCACAGTAATGCTAATCCTGAATTAGGAGGTTTTACGGTTTCAGGTCAAGAAAACATAGAAAGGAAATCATCGAAAGGAATTTAGGCCTCGGTATACCTCCATCGTCGCCAGTGCCTCTACCAGTATTTGCAGCTACCAATTCCGTATCTGATATGTCTGCACTGCTTTCTAACCCATTAGTAGTATCTGCAGGTTGAAATTTTGGGTCCAACCCAGCCTTAGAAGGTACATGAGCCCCAAGTGAGTCACCAGCAGAAAGTTTATTGTCTTTAGCTTCAGATGAAACTATGCCTTGAAACTCCTCACTCACAATCAATGCAGACAACACGTTCATAAATGACTCTTGACCAATCTCATCTGAAGAAACCTTTTCTTTCCGCACAAATGAACCAAGTTCTTCTGAATCTGACATTTCATCATCAGTAGCATTTGCATCAATGGGTTTGACAATGGCcctgtcatcttcttcctcctccacatATGATTTGTATGTAAGCCGTACCAGTATCTCACCGGCAGATCCCTTTCCAAACAAACTCCAACCGCCACGCAAAACCACTATTCTGTCTATAGGAACTGTATCTTGCAGTAAACTGAGATCAACCTGGACATATAACTAAGTAGTAAGGCTATGTAGACAGAAACTTAGATATCCACAACCAATCCTCAAGCAGTCATTTCAGAGATTTTCAGAATACTATGTAACCGACCAATGCCTATCAGGGCAGAATCACAATTTAAAATTGCAGTTTCGCCTAAACACTTATTAGTGTTGTGCTAGTCAGGTTCATGTACAGATCACACATATTTTGGTATATGTCCAAATTGGAAGTTCTGTCAAGACTAGGGAACCTCATTTTAATGGTTAATCACTTTCATTGAGCTTGTAACTCTAGCGATGGtgatacaaatttttttggCAAGGTCTGACATGCTCACAAAGTTAATACTTGGTAATAACCAAGCAAAGGCACTTTAGTCTAGGCAACTGATATCGATTCtctgatttggttttggtctCCCAGTAACTTATtgtcaatatataattaaattacagTCAACTATCTAATCAGCATTGGTGACTCAATCTCAGATTTCCTCAGTTCTAGCCCTATGTTTTCACAATATCGTGCAGAGAATAGTAGGAAGAAACTCGTTCTGATACCTATGCAGCTATTTCTTAGTGTACAGAAAATTACAGTGAAGGTAATTGGTTCCTGAACAAAAGTTAGTAAACATGAGAAAGTCAGACACTGAAGTAGACAAATCACCGTCTTAAATTATAAGTCAGTTTTTTCAACGTCAATCTATTATTCTACAGAttagattagaaaaacaaagcGGTAAGGAAATCTGATTTACCTCTCCAGTACCAATAGCCATATCAGCAAAGCCAAGACGGTCATTGACCTCAATTTGTAATACTTGCTCTCTAGGATTTGAAACTAGGAATTGAAAGTCCTGCAAAGATTATGAATACACACACTTTATCCTATTACAATTTAAAAACCTTAACTAATCATGATTCACCACCAGATTATGAATGAACCATCCAAAAGCAGTTCACCTGATTCCAGATTGGTCGACCAGGAGCCCCAGTGACAGTAGTTTGACTGTTCCTTTTACTACGGATAACTTGATCCCCTAATCTCAGAATTGCATATGGATCTGTTTTACCTGTTACCAATTATCAAGGAAAGTGTAAACCACTGAACGAACAAACATGTAAAATAACGAAAGATCTCACCAATAGACCCATTTTAGTCTAGTTACTTTGttcctaaaaaaaattgaatgaacTTGCACAAGGAGATTAATACTCGGTAATAGATTGTCTGTCTATTCCATTTCTCCAACTAAAAAGGAAACACTGACATGAAATGAAGTATATCTTACCAGAGAACATGTATCGAAGCTTCTGAGCATCTACAAGAGTAACAGATAGTTCCCCAACAAAATCCTTATTGCCTTCCTGCATTTCTCCTGATTTAAGATCATTTGAAACAGGTCCAACAGCTTTTCCTTTCTGAAAATCCAAGACTATTTTCTTTGGTCGGACAAATAATCGAGGCAAATCCTCCGTCAGCAGTTTGGTCAAGAACCTGTAAGAGACGATGCTGGGTAAAACCATAAGAATGAAGAAGGAAACTACTATTTCAGACCTACAAGGAGCTGAAACACTCaacatttaacaaaattaaatactaatatGATAGTCCTAGGCCTCGGCACTAATATCCGTTACCCGTACTCGACCCGTTACTAGGCTCGTACTCGTCCCGAAAAAAAGGTACCCGCACGTTAAGGGTCGAGTGaagggtattataattatattacccgtgaataagggacgagtatagggtattagtttagttttcaatacccgTCCCATTACTCGTGCCTTTACCCTTTTTGTTACCCGACCCTTAAATAtccgttaatattttgtattattattatatattattaatttataaatatattttatagttaAAGCTAAAACTTAAGTTCAATTTAGCCCAAttgaaatgatatatacaaagcCCAATTCAATTAATATATCCACAAGACCACAACCCAATTTGAGACTATGTTGCATACATTTATGAGTTCTTccttttttcagattttttataaatttttactttttcgGATTtcagaatatgaaattattgacATTTATGAGTTCTTCCTTTTGCGGTTATTGGCAGTTTTTTTGTCGGGTACCCGTTTTTTTGGGTACCCGTTAAAGGGTCGGGTATTAAAAGGGTCAGCTATTTTTTATCGCGTACCCGTTTTTTTGGGTACCCGTTATTTAAGGGTCTAGTacaagtaatttttttctattacccgTAAGGGTCGGGTCGGGTAAAGGGTATCGAAAAATTCAAGGGTTCCCGTCCCGTGCCAGCGCTACTAATATCTAATCAGGACAATGCACCAATGCATCTTAAACTATATGATTACATCATCTAAGTTCTAAGCAAGAAAAGTGGCCTTTCTGATACGAAGCAATAAGTCCATGTAGTATCAAACATTGACAGGAAAAAactttccaacaaaaaaaaaattagtgaagtAACAGATACAACAGAACTTACATTGATAGAACGGGGATTCCTGATATCATCATCCGAACCATTCATGacacaagaaataaaaatgtgtgaGTTGCGGAAAGAGCAAAAGCTAAAAGTTTCTTCATTACAATCCCCAGTCTAGCCAACAGTTTTTTAAGATAACTATAAAAGGTTGTCTGTTTATGAATAGAAGCAGCACAAACAATATTATGGACATGCAACAGAAGACAAAGATTAATAATGCATACCCATTAGATTAAACAATCTGAATGCTGCAAGTTGAAATGTGACCTTTGGAAGTGATACAAACGAACATGATACAGCTCCCACCCAAGGCTGTGTTGGTATCAATCTTAGTTTGACCCAAAGCTCACCATCAATGTCAAAATCCCGGACACCAACTGGAACAGCTATAGGAATTATACCAAATTTCAACGAGAGCAATAACAACATGCGCGCACCACCAGTATATCGAAGGCCAATTTGATACCTATAACAGGATAAGAAACCTCAAACTGAGCCGCTGATAGacagtttgaactttgaagtacCCCGAAAGATATGTAACATAGGAAAAGTGAATCTTTAAACTAAGATTGTTCATGAAGTGAAATATATCTCATGAGAAGCTTCACTGCTTTAGTGAGTGGAAAACAATATCCAAGTGAAACCAAGTAAGAGAAAT
Coding sequences within:
- the LOC104742555 gene encoding LOW QUALITY PROTEIN: synaptotagmin-3 (The sequence of the model RefSeq protein was modified relative to this genomic sequence to represent the inferred CDS: substituted 1 base at 1 genomic stop codon), with translation MIPQSSSPSLHFQLPVYVSHPLFCSCFNELGTFPRSWVLRRNYEVSNFRFISCGVRRDSNNLRLRDSSSTRTRRFLFSTSSTEFKVEEASKQSLVQDEENIFSNTREDPIVDKLRTQLGVIHPIPXPPINNSVIGLFVYFFFVGVAFDKLWTWRKRQRETGGDGSQRGAGQWPQVPTSFSLFLEKDLQRKESVEWVNMVLGKLWKVYRAGIEDWLVGLLQPVIDDLKKKPDYVQRVEIKQFSLGDEPLSVRNVERRTSRRANDLQYQIGLRYTGGARMLLLLSLKFGIIPIAVPVGVRDFDIDGELWVKLRLIPTQPWVGAVSCSFVSLPKVTFQLAAFRLFNLMGIPVLSMFLTKLLTEDLPRLFVRPKKIVLDFQKGKAVGPVSNDLKSGEMQEGNKDFVGELSVTLVDAQKLRYMFSGKTDPYAILRLGDQVIRSKRNSQTTVTGAPGRPIWNQDFQFLVSNPREQVLQIEVNDRLGFADMAIGTGEVDLSLLQDTVPIDRIVVLRGGWSLFGKGSAGEILVRLTYKSYVEEEEDDRAIVKPIDANATDDEMSDSEELGSFVRKEKVSSDEIGQESFMNVLSALIVSEEFQGIVSSEAKDNKLSAGDSLGAHVPSKAGLDPKFQPADTTNGLESSADISDTELVAANTGRGTGDDGGLALLWFGIITGILVLVAINMEGSGFFNT